The genomic stretch TACACCCTGGACGAGGCCGGCGGGCGCACGACGGTCACCTACTCGATCACCATCGACCTGTCGATCCCGATGCTCGGGCTGATCAAGCGCCGGGCCGAGAAGGTCATCCTGGACACCGCGCTCAAGGAGCTCAAGAAGCGCGTCGAGGGCTGAGGTGCAGACCCTCCTCGTCACCGGTCCCGGCGGGGCCGGCAGCTCCACCGTGGCCGCGGCCACGGCGCTCCGGCTGGCCGCCACCGGCACCCGCTGCCTGCTGCTGACCGACGCCGCGCCCCGCGTGCCGGGCCTCTCCGACGCGGTTGCCGTCGAGGTGGTCGGGGCCCAGCCGGCGGTGCAGCAGGTGTGGAGCCGGCATGTCGAGCAGCTGGCCGGCGTCCTGCCGATGCACGTGCTCCCACCGGCCACCTCGGTCGTCCCGGTGCCGGGGGTCGACCGCGTCGCGCTGCTGGCCGCGCTGGCCGGCCACGCCGCCAGCGGGCGGTTCGACGTCGTGGTCGTCGATGCGGGGCCGACGCCGGCCGCCCTGTCCCTGCTGACCCTGCCCGGCGCGTTGCGCTGGTGGCTCGGCCAGCTGGCGCCCACCCGGCTGCGGGTGCTCGCCAGCCTGCGGGCGGCGGCCGCGTCGGGGCGGCCGAACGGCATCGCGGGGGCGCTGGCCGGCGCCGAGGGGCTCGAGCAGCTGGTCGACCGGGTGCCGTTGGACGACCCGGCCCGCACCGCGGTGCACGTGGTGCTGCGGCCCGATGCCACCGCCGCCGACGAGCTGCGCTCCGCCGCCACCGCCCTGGGGGTGCTCGGGCAGCAGGTCGCGTCGGTCACGGCCGCCCGGCTGCTGCCCGGCGGCACGGGGGAGTGGTGGACCGCGCGTGCGGCGGCGCAGACCGGTGCGCTGCGCGAGCTCGCCGACCTGGCCGGGGCCGTCCGGCAGGTCGCCGAGGCCGCGGTCACCCCGCGGACCCCGGCCGCCCTGTCCGCCCTGGACGCCGCCGTGCCGGAGACGCCCGCCGTCGGCGGACCGCGGCCGGGGGTGCCGCGCACCAGCCGGTCGGCGGCGGGGGAGTGGCTGCTGGAGCTGACCCTGCCCTTCGCCCGGCGGGGCGAGGTGGAGCTCACCCGGTGGGCCGACGACCTGGTGGTCACCGCGGCGGGTGTGCGGCGGTCCTTCCCGCTGGACCCGCTGCTGCGCCGGTGCACCGTCTCCGGCGGGGCGCTCGACGACGCCGGGACCGCCACGGCCACCCTGGCGGTGCGCTTCACACCCGATCCCGCACAGTGGCCCGCCGGCCTGCTCCCCACCGATCCGCACCCCTCCGACGACCAGGAGACACCGTGACCGCGCCGGGACAGGACTGGATCGAGCAGGCTCGACGCCTGGTGGCCGGTCTGGCCGAGCACCCCGCTGCCGAGAAGCTGGCCGCAGGTGGCCTCGCCGGTGCGCTCGGTGGGCTGCTCGGCGGCGCGGCGACCAGCACCGGCGCCCAGGACCACCCGGTGGGTGACTGCCGCTGGTGCCCCGTGTGCACCGGACTGGCCGCACTCCGGGAGCGTCGTCCCGACGTGGTGGACGCCGTCGCCGACGTGCTCGTCACGGCGGCCGAGGCGCTGCGCGCCCACGCCGGCACCGGTGCCCGTGACGCCACGGACCCCACCACCCCCGATGACGGCGCCCGTGAGCCGGGTGCCCCTGCCTCGACCGAGGAGCCCGTGTCCCACCCGCACCCCCGCACCGCCCGCGTCCAGCGGATCGACGTCGCGTGAGCGGCCCCGACCGCACGCCGCCCGCCGCTGAGCTGCCCGCGCTGGGCATCGACATCGGCGGGACCAAGGTCGCCGGTGGCGTCGTCGCCGCCGACGGCACGATCCTCGACACCGCCCGCCGGGCCACGCCGGGGAAGTCGGTGTCGGCCACCGAGGACGCGATCGCCGCGGTCGTCGACGAGCTGGCCGAGCGCCACGGCGGCCCCCTGGTCGGCGTCGGCGTCGGCGCGGCCGGCTGGTTCGACCGCACCGGCGACACCGTGCTGTTCAGCCCGCACCTGGCCTGGCGCAACCAGTCGCTGCGCAAGGACCTCGGCGCGCGGCTGCAGCGCCCGCTGTGGGTGGGCAACGACGCCGACGCCGCCGCCTGGGCCGAGTACCGCTACGGGGCGGCCCGCGGCAGTGACCTGGTGCTGATGATCACGCTGGGCACCGGCATCGGCGGCGGGCTGGTCATCGACGGCCGGCTGCAGCGCGGCGCGCACGGGGTGGCCGGCGAGTGGGGGCACATGCGGGTCGTGCCCGACGGCCGGCTCTGCGCCTGCGGCAACCGCGGCTGCTGGGAGCAGTACGCCAGCGGCAACGCCCTGGGGCACACCGCCCGGGAGGTCGCGCAGAACTCCCCGGCGGCTGCCGCGGCGCTGATCGACCGGGTGGGCGGTGACCTCGAGGGGATCACCGGTGAGGTCGTCGCGCGGGCCGCGGCCGACGGCGACCCGCTGGCCGGTGAGCTGCTCGCGGAGGTCGGGTCCTGGCTGGGGCAGGGCATCGCCGACCTCTCCGCCGTCCTCGACCCCGAGGTCGTGGTGATCGGCGGCGGGGTCAGCGTGCTCGGCGAGACGGTCCTCGGGCCCGCCCGGCAGCGGCTGGAACGGGCGCTGCCCGGGCGCGGCTTCCGGCCCGGCCCGCGGGTGGTGGCCGCCGAGCTCGGGGCGCAGGCCGGGCTGGTCGGCGCCGCCGACCTGGTGCGCCGGGCGGTCGCGGACGGCGACGCCTGACCGCCGGGAGGCGGGTGGGCCGGCCGCGGGGCCCGGAGGCTCCCCGGGCGGGACGCGGTCAGCGGCTCGCCGCAGGCCGGGGACGCCACCTGGCCGCGGTGTCGGCCGGGCGGCCGACGGTCAGCACAGCTCGCGGGCCAGCTGCTCGAGGAACAGGCCGATGTCGGTGACGATGCCCATCGCCTGGGCGCTGCCGCGGTCGGCCAGCTTGGTCACCGTGGCCGGGTTGATGTCCACGCAGACCAGCGGCACCGACGCCGGCAGCAGGTTCCCGGTGGCGATCGAGTGCAGCATCGTGGCCACCATGATCGCGAAGCCGACGTCGGGCAGCTGGGCGCGCATCGCCCGCTGACCGTCGATCACGTCGGTGAGCACGTCGGGCAGCGGTCCGTCGTCGCGCACCGAGCCGACCAGCACGAACGGCTTGCCCGCCTGGACCATCGCGTGCATCACCCCGCCGGTGAGCACCCCGGACTCCACGGCCGCGGCGATCGACCCGGCCGCCCGGATCGTGTTGATCGCCCGGATGTGGTGCTCGTGGCCGTGCGGCACCCCGGCGCCCCGGGACAGGTCGACGCCGAGCGAGGTGCCGAACAGGGCCGATTCGATGTCGTGGGTGGCCAGCGCGTTCCCGGCGAACAGCACGTCGACGTACCCGGCGCGCACCAGCCGGACCATCGCCGGTGCCGCGCCGGTGTGCACGACCGCCGGGCCCCCGACCCACAGCACCCGCTTCCCGGCGGCCTTCACCTCCCGCATCCGCTCGGCGATCTGGCGCACCAGCAGCGCCTGGGGCTTCTCGCTGGAGACCGCCGAGGACATGAAGCCGAAGTCCTCCTCCTCGCCGCGGGCCACCTGCGGGGTCATCTCCACCCGTACCCCGCCGGCGCCGCAGACGACGGCCTCCCCGGCCCGCACGTCGCTGACCGGGACGGTGCGCACGACCGGCCGGCCGGCGCGGGTGTCCACCACCAGGCCGCAGTCCATCTCGGCCCGGTCGACGGCGAGCCACTCGCCGTCCAGCCGGACGAAGGTGTCCAGGTTGGTGGTCGAGTAGAAGTCCTCGGGGAAGACGCCGTCGGCCGGCGCCGGGCGGGTGGTCGCCGTGCCGGGGTCG from Modestobacter roseus encodes the following:
- a CDS encoding ArsA family ATPase gives rise to the protein MQTLLVTGPGGAGSSTVAAATALRLAATGTRCLLLTDAAPRVPGLSDAVAVEVVGAQPAVQQVWSRHVEQLAGVLPMHVLPPATSVVPVPGVDRVALLAALAGHAASGRFDVVVVDAGPTPAALSLLTLPGALRWWLGQLAPTRLRVLASLRAAAASGRPNGIAGALAGAEGLEQLVDRVPLDDPARTAVHVVLRPDATAADELRSAATALGVLGQQVASVTAARLLPGGTGEWWTARAAAQTGALRELADLAGAVRQVAEAAVTPRTPAALSALDAAVPETPAVGGPRPGVPRTSRSAAGEWLLELTLPFARRGEVELTRWADDLVVTAAGVRRSFPLDPLLRRCTVSGGALDDAGTATATLAVRFTPDPAQWPAGLLPTDPHPSDDQETP
- a CDS encoding ROK family protein; translated protein: MSGPDRTPPAAELPALGIDIGGTKVAGGVVAADGTILDTARRATPGKSVSATEDAIAAVVDELAERHGGPLVGVGVGAAGWFDRTGDTVLFSPHLAWRNQSLRKDLGARLQRPLWVGNDADAAAWAEYRYGAARGSDLVLMITLGTGIGGGLVIDGRLQRGAHGVAGEWGHMRVVPDGRLCACGNRGCWEQYASGNALGHTAREVAQNSPAAAAALIDRVGGDLEGITGEVVARAAADGDPLAGELLAEVGSWLGQGIADLSAVLDPEVVVIGGGVSVLGETVLGPARQRLERALPGRGFRPGPRVVAAELGAQAGLVGAADLVRRAVADGDA
- a CDS encoding TIGR00300 family protein; protein product: MSSHPHRTVVALTGHLMDTGILARVLDDVLEYGGDYRIDDLELGRQHEDESRALVEVRAGDADLLERIVMRLQTHGANALDPGTATTRPAPADGVFPEDFYSTTNLDTFVRLDGEWLAVDRAEMDCGLVVDTRAGRPVVRTVPVSDVRAGEAVVCGAGGVRVEMTPQVARGEEEDFGFMSSAVSSEKPQALLVRQIAERMREVKAAGKRVLWVGGPAVVHTGAAPAMVRLVRAGYVDVLFAGNALATHDIESALFGTSLGVDLSRGAGVPHGHEHHIRAINTIRAAGSIAAAVESGVLTGGVMHAMVQAGKPFVLVGSVRDDGPLPDVLTDVIDGQRAMRAQLPDVGFAIMVATMLHSIATGNLLPASVPLVCVDINPATVTKLADRGSAQAMGIVTDIGLFLEQLARELC